The DNA sequence TATGCGCTGGAAAAGGGCCGCGTCGCGGGTGCCGTGGTCGTGGTCGTGCGCGGCAACGGCGCAGTGCTGGAAAAGGGCTATGGCTATGCCGATGTCGCGGCGCGCAAGCCGGTGTCGACGGACGCCACGCTGTTCCGGCCGGGCTCGGTGTCGAAGCTGCTGACCTGGACCGCAGTGATGCAGCAGGTCGAGGCGGGCAAGCTCGATCTGGACAAGGACGTCAACGCCTATCTCGATTTCAAGATTCCGCCGTTCGACGGCAAACCGATCACGTTGCGCAACATCATGACGCACACCGCCGGGTTCGAGGAATCGGTGCGCTATCTCATCAGCAGCGACCCGGCGAAGGTCATGCCACTGAAGCAACAGATGCCGCTGGCATTGCCGAAGCGGGTGTTCGCACCCGGCACGACCCCGGCTTACTCGAATTACGCAACCGCACTGGCGGGTTACATCGTCGAGCGCGTGTCGGGCATGAATTTCGACGATTATATCGAACAGCGCGTTATGGCACCGATCGGCATGACGCGATCGACCTTCCGCCAGCCGCTCCCCGCGAAGCTCGCGCCGATGATGTCGCTTGGCTATCCGACGGTTTCGGAAAAGCCGAAGCCGTTCGAGATCGTTATCCCCGCACCCGCAGGCAGCCTGTCGGCAACCGGCGCGGACATGGGGCGCTTCATGATGGCGCATCTGAACGACGGCGGCGCGTTGCTGAAGCCCGCAACCGCAAAGGCGATGCACGATTTCCGTGCGCCGGGCATCGGACCGCTCAACACCATGGCGCTGGGCTTCTATGAGTTGGACGTCAACGGCCGCCGCGCGATCGCGCATGGCGGCGATACCACGCTGTTCCACTCCTATCTGTGGCTGTTCCCGGACGCCGATATCGGCCTGTACATCTCGATGAACAGCGATGGCGAGGCGGGGGCACCGGGTGCGATCCGCAGCGCGCTGTTCCACAAATTCGCCGACCGCTATCTGCCGGGCGAAACGAAGGTCGGAAAGGTCGACGATGCGACCGCGAAGCAGCACGCCGCGATGCTGGCAGGCCATTATGGCAGCAGCCGGGGCTCGTTCACCAACTTCCTCAGCCTGCTCGGCCTAATCGGACAGGCGACCGTCACCGTGAACGAGGACGGCAAGATCGCCTTCCCCGCACTGGATGGCCTGAGTGCGGGTGCACGCGACTGGGTCGAGGTTGCGCCATTCGTGTGGCGTGATGCCAATAGCGGCGAGCGCATTGCCGCCGAAGTACGCGACGGCAAGGTCGTGCGGATGAGCGTCGATCCGGCTTCGCCATTCATGGTGTTTCAGCCGGTTCCGGCGGGGATCAACGCCGCATGGCTGGTGCCCGCATTGCTGCTGTCGCTCGGGTTGATCCTGCTGGCGGCGCTGGCTTGGCCGGTGCGGGCGCTGGTGCGTCGCAGCTATGGTACGAAGCTAGCACTGGAGGGTCGTTCGCGGCTTGCCTATCGCCTGTCGCGCGGCTTTGCCTGGGGCGTGCTCGCGGCGGTGGCCGGGTGGATGGGGCTGATCGCGGCCTTCTCCGCCGATATCGGTGCGATCGGCGGCCCGCTCGACTGGCTGATCCACCTGCTGCGCATCCTCTCGCCGCTCACCGCGATCGGGCTGGTAGCATCGGCGGGCTGGCTGCTCTGGCTCAGCTGGAAGGAAAAGCGTCGCTGGACTGCGAAGCTGGGGGCGGCGTTGCTGTTGCTCGCCGGGCTGGTCGTGCTGTGGGTGGTATTGAAGGCCAATCTCTATGGCTTCGGGATGGTCTATTGATGGCGACCGCGACGACGGGGGTGGCGCTCAGGCTGACGCTTGAGCGCTTCCCCTACCATCAACCCTTCCGCATCTCCGGCCATGTCTTTACCGAGACCGTCGTGCTGGTCGCCGAGCTTTCGGACGGCGAACATCGCGGGCGCGGCGAGGGGGCGGGCGTCTATTATCTGGGCGACGATGCCGATCATATGCTGGCCCAGGCGGAAAGCGTGCGCGGCGCGATCGAGGGCGGTGCGACGCGGGCCGAGCTGCAATCGCTGTTGCCGCCGGGGGGGGCGCGCAACGCGCTCGACTGTGCGTTCTGGGAACTAGAAGCGCGACGGGCGGGCAAGCCGGTATGGGCATTGGCCGGACTGGACGAGCCGCGACCGTTGCGCTCGACGCTGACGATCGGGGCGGATACGCCCGAGGTGATGGCGGCGGCGGCGCTGGCAATCGACCCTCAGGCACCGGTAAAGCTGAAGCTCACCGGTGATATTGTGGACGATATGGCGCGGGTCACGGCGGTGCGCGCGGCGCGACCCAAGGCGTGGATCGGGGTAGATGCCAATCAGGGCTATTCGATCGCATCACTGCGCGACCTGTTACCCGTGCTGGTGGAGAATGAGATCGCGCTGCTCGAACAGCCGCTGGCACGGGGGTGTGAGGGCGATCTGGACGGGTTGAAGCGACCCCTGCCCTTTGCCGCCGACGAGAGCGCGGTGTCGTTCGCCGATACCGCCGCGCTGGTCGGACGGTTCGACGTGGTCAACATCAAGCTGGATAAATGCGGCGGCCTGACCGAGGGACTGGCGATCGCCGCCCAGGCGAAACTGCTGGGGCTGAAGGTGATGGTCGGCAACATGATGGGCAGCAGCCTGTCGATGGCCCCCGCCTATCTGCTGGGGCAGGCGTGCGACGTCGTCGATCTGGACGGGCCGACCTTTCTGGCGCGCGATCGGGAGCCGGGTGTCAGCTATCGTGAAGGGATGATCCATTGTCCCGATGCGATTTGGGGCGGTTAAGCGAAAAATAGATAGCCTGATAGGGTTGACAATTCTCCAATCAGGACAATAGTCTCGTAATTGAAATATCGTGAAGTTGAGCGTGGGAATCGTTCCCGGCGACGTCCCGCATGGCAAGTGCGGGGCGATCGGGGACGCATGACATCTGGCCGACGACAGATCGGTTGCAGTTACCGAAATGGGGGAACGACAATGATGAAGCGAGTTCTTTGGATTGCCGGCAGCACGATCGCAATGGGCGCCGCCCTGCCCGCGCTGGCGCAGGACAGCGACGCGCAGGATATCGCCGAGGTCGTCGTGACCGCGCAGAAGCGCGAACAGGCGCTGATCGACGTGCCGCAATCGGTGAGCGTCGTGTCGCAGGAAGCGCTTGAGAAAGTTCAGGCGACCAACTTCGCCGATTTCCTGAAACTCGTTCCCGGCTTGCAGCTGACTCAGGCGACACCCGGTTTCGGGCGGCTGGTGCTACGCGGCATCAACACCGGCGGAGTCGCATCGACCGTGGCGGTTTATCAGGATGAAACGATCTTCGGGTCGAGCAGCGGTATCGCCAATGGCGCGATCCTGGCCGGCGATTTCGACACGTTCGACGTTGAACGGATCGAAGTCCTGCGCGGACCGCAAGGCAGCATCTATGGCGCCAGCGCGATGGGCGGCGTGCTGAAATATGTGACGCGCAAACCGGAGCTGGGTGCGTTCGAGGCGCGCGCACGCGGCAATGTCGAAACGACGCGCGGCGGTGACGAATCCTATCTGGGCAGTGCGGTCGTCAACGTGCCGCTGGGCGATGTCCTGGCCTTCCGTGCAACCGGCTTTTATCGTGACTTCGGCGGCTACATCGACTCGATCGGCACCGGCGGGTCGGACCGCGCGGAGAATATCAACACGTTGAAGAGCTTTGGCGGACGTGCGTCGCTGTTGTTCAAGCCAAGCGAGAGCCTCTCGGTCCAGGTCAGCGCCTATCTGCAAAATCAGGAATCGGATGCGTCGAACATCGTCGACAGCAATGCCTTCACCGGCGCGACGCTGTATGGCGGCCTGACCCAATCGCGGTTCGTGCCGGAATTTTCGGACGTTCGCTATCGCGTTTACAGCGGTGTGATCGATGCCGATCTCGGCTTTGCCAACCTGATATCGGCGACCAGCTACAGCACGCTGGAGCAGGAGTTCCGGGGCGATCTGACACCCTCGCTCGCCGCACTGGTCGCAGCGGTGTTCGGAACGCCGAACGAATTCTTTCAGGGCCAATTGACCGGTGTGAAGCGGTTCACTCAGGAAGTTCGCCTTCAATCGCCCGAAAGCGACACCTTTGAATGGTTGATCGGCGGCTATTACACGCATGAAAAGGGGCTGATCGATCAGACATTCAATGCGGTCAATCCGGGCACGCTGACCCCGGTCCCTGGCCTGCCGCTGCTGGGCGTCGCCCGGGTTGATTCGCGCTATCGTGAAATTGCCGGCTTCGCCAATGCGACGGTGCATTTTGGCGACCGGTTCAACCTGACCGTCGGGGGCCGCTATAGCGACAACCGCCAGTCCGCCGATCAGCGATCGGACGGTGCCTTGGCAGGCGGACCGAACGTGTTGCCGACGGCTCGCTCGTCCGAGAACGTGTTCACCTTCTCGGTCGCACCGCAGTTCGAAATCAACGACCACGCGACCGTCTATGCGCGGGTGGCCAAGGGGTTTCGCCCGGGCGGGCCGAACATTCTCGCGCCGGGAGCTCCCGCCAGCGTGCGAACCTATGACTCGGATTCGCTGATCAGCTATGAGATCGGCGTGAAGGCCGAAACTGCCGACCGCAGCTTCACGATCGACATTGCCGCTTTCCATATCGACTGGAGCGACATTCAGGTGTTCGGCCAGGTGCCGGTCAACAACACGACCTTTGGCGTGAACTTCAACGGCGGCAAGGCCAGGAGCGACGGCGTCGAATTCACCGCCACGTTGCGTCCTACGCGCGGCTTCAACGTGTCGTTCAACGGCGCCTATACCAACGCCAAGCTGAAGGACGACACGCCGGCGCAGGTCGGCGGACGCAGCGGCGATCGTCTGCCTTACACGCCCAAATTCAGCATCGGTGCCAATGCCGATTACGAATGGTCGCTGGGCGGCGACACCACGGCGTTCGTCGGGGCATCGATCCGCAGCCTGTCGAAACAGCCCGCCGCCTTCAACGCGGCTTTCCGTACCGCCAATGGGCGCCAGCGTTATCTGCCCGCTTATGAAGTCGTCGATCTTCGTACCGGCGTCGATTTCGGCCGCTATTCGATCGAGCTTTACGCCAAGAACCTGACCGATGCAGAGGGCAAGACGTCGTTCGAGGAGCCGAGCAACATTCCGCTGGGTGCCGCCGGAACGGCCGTCATCCGCCCCCGGACGTTTGGCATCAGCCTGACCGCCGGGTTTTGACGACGCACCGGAGAGAATTGAGATGGCCACTGCGTTGCAACGGCGTGTGAACGCCGATGGGGAGGGCGCGACAATGCTGCCCCAGCCCTATCTGCTGTTCCTGGGCGACACGACCGAGGCGGGTTTTGCCAAGACCGCGTTCGGGCTGGCGGATTGGGCAGCGGATCGCTGCGTGGGGGAACTGGGGGTCGCTGGTTGTACGGTGACGACCGGGCTGCCCCATCTGTCGCCCGCCGAAGCAAAGGCTGCGGGCGCGCGGTCGCTGCTGATCGGGGTCGCCAATCAGGGCGGGGTGATCGGCGAAAGCTGGATCGCATCGCTGGTCGCGGCGATGGAGGCGGGGCTGGACATCGTCAGCGGGCTGCACGTCCGGCTGGCGAGCGTGCCCGAGCTGGCAGCTACGGCGGCACGAACCGGGCAACGGCTGATCGACGTGCGCACCCCGCCGTCGGACATTCCCATCGCAACCGGACGCAGGCGCAGCGGCAAACGGTTGCTGACGGTCGGCACCGATTGTGCGCTGGGCAAGAAATACACCGCGCTGGCGCTGCACCGGGCATTCGTCGCACGCGAGATCGATGCGGACTTCCGCGCGACGGGGCAGACCGGCATCATGATCGCCGGAGGGGGGATCCCGATGGACGCGGTGATTTCGGATTTCGAGGCGG is a window from the Sphingomonas sp. LT1P40 genome containing:
- a CDS encoding serine hydrolase domain-containing protein; translation: MRSIRKLMIVMMALLTLPLAGHLAAQGPAPLPAAKKADAPAVPAAPQPAGGAAVPLDAKDVEAWLDGFMPYALEKGRVAGAVVVVVRGNGAVLEKGYGYADVAARKPVSTDATLFRPGSVSKLLTWTAVMQQVEAGKLDLDKDVNAYLDFKIPPFDGKPITLRNIMTHTAGFEESVRYLISSDPAKVMPLKQQMPLALPKRVFAPGTTPAYSNYATALAGYIVERVSGMNFDDYIEQRVMAPIGMTRSTFRQPLPAKLAPMMSLGYPTVSEKPKPFEIVIPAPAGSLSATGADMGRFMMAHLNDGGALLKPATAKAMHDFRAPGIGPLNTMALGFYELDVNGRRAIAHGGDTTLFHSYLWLFPDADIGLYISMNSDGEAGAPGAIRSALFHKFADRYLPGETKVGKVDDATAKQHAAMLAGHYGSSRGSFTNFLSLLGLIGQATVTVNEDGKIAFPALDGLSAGARDWVEVAPFVWRDANSGERIAAEVRDGKVVRMSVDPASPFMVFQPVPAGINAAWLVPALLLSLGLILLAALAWPVRALVRRSYGTKLALEGRSRLAYRLSRGFAWGVLAAVAGWMGLIAAFSADIGAIGGPLDWLIHLLRILSPLTAIGLVASAGWLLWLSWKEKRRWTAKLGAALLLLAGLVVLWVVLKANLYGFGMVY
- a CDS encoding dipeptide epimerase, translating into MATATTGVALRLTLERFPYHQPFRISGHVFTETVVLVAELSDGEHRGRGEGAGVYYLGDDADHMLAQAESVRGAIEGGATRAELQSLLPPGGARNALDCAFWELEARRAGKPVWALAGLDEPRPLRSTLTIGADTPEVMAAAALAIDPQAPVKLKLTGDIVDDMARVTAVRAARPKAWIGVDANQGYSIASLRDLLPVLVENEIALLEQPLARGCEGDLDGLKRPLPFAADESAVSFADTAALVGRFDVVNIKLDKCGGLTEGLAIAAQAKLLGLKVMVGNMMGSSLSMAPAYLLGQACDVVDLDGPTFLARDREPGVSYREGMIHCPDAIWGG
- a CDS encoding TonB-dependent receptor → MKRVLWIAGSTIAMGAALPALAQDSDAQDIAEVVVTAQKREQALIDVPQSVSVVSQEALEKVQATNFADFLKLVPGLQLTQATPGFGRLVLRGINTGGVASTVAVYQDETIFGSSSGIANGAILAGDFDTFDVERIEVLRGPQGSIYGASAMGGVLKYVTRKPELGAFEARARGNVETTRGGDESYLGSAVVNVPLGDVLAFRATGFYRDFGGYIDSIGTGGSDRAENINTLKSFGGRASLLFKPSESLSVQVSAYLQNQESDASNIVDSNAFTGATLYGGLTQSRFVPEFSDVRYRVYSGVIDADLGFANLISATSYSTLEQEFRGDLTPSLAALVAAVFGTPNEFFQGQLTGVKRFTQEVRLQSPESDTFEWLIGGYYTHEKGLIDQTFNAVNPGTLTPVPGLPLLGVARVDSRYREIAGFANATVHFGDRFNLTVGGRYSDNRQSADQRSDGALAGGPNVLPTARSSENVFTFSVAPQFEINDHATVYARVAKGFRPGGPNILAPGAPASVRTYDSDSLISYEIGVKAETADRSFTIDIAAFHIDWSDIQVFGQVPVNNTTFGVNFNGGKARSDGVEFTATLRPTRGFNVSFNGAYTNAKLKDDTPAQVGGRSGDRLPYTPKFSIGANADYEWSLGGDTTAFVGASIRSLSKQPAAFNAAFRTANGRQRYLPAYEVVDLRTGVDFGRYSIELYAKNLTDAEGKTSFEEPSNIPLGAAGTAVIRPRTFGISLTAGF
- a CDS encoding DUF1611 domain-containing protein, translating into MATALQRRVNADGEGATMLPQPYLLFLGDTTEAGFAKTAFGLADWAADRCVGELGVAGCTVTTGLPHLSPAEAKAAGARSLLIGVANQGGVIGESWIASLVAAMEAGLDIVSGLHVRLASVPELAATAARTGQRLIDVRTPPSDIPIATGRRRSGKRLLTVGTDCALGKKYTALALHRAFVAREIDADFRATGQTGIMIAGGGIPMDAVISDFEAGAAEMLSPDAADGHWDLVEGQGSIYHPAYAAVSLGLLHGSQPDVFVVCHDPAREHVLGLEGYSLPSIEDVIDLTIRLGSRTNPAIRCGGVSFNTSRYSEAAATALMAAESERLGMPVADPIRGGAAFDALVDSCLA